The sequence gtattccaaatgcggccgcaccatagatttatacaacggcattatgatatcggctgttttattttcaatacctttcctaattatcgctagcatggaatttgcctttttcacagctgccgcacactgggtcgacattttcatcgtgctgtccactacaaccccgaggtctctctcctggtcggtcaccgccagttcagaccccatgagcgtatatgtgaaattcagattttttgctccaatatgcataattttacacttgtttatattgaattgcatttgccatttttccgcccattcactcagtttggagaggtctttttggagctcttcgcaatccctttttgttttaacaaccctgaacaatttagtgtcgtcagcaaacttggccacttcactgctcactcctaattctaggtcattaatgaacaagttgaaaagtacaggtcccaataccaatccttgagggactccactttctacagccctccattggaagaactgtcagttgattcctactctctgctttctgcttcttaaccaattccttatccacaagaggacctctcctcttattccatgactgctaagcttcctcagaagcctttgaagATCGGCCAGGCCCTTGTGGCTACAACTCCGCGCCTGACCCAACGGGGCGTCCCGGGGTTGCGCAACCTCTAGGGCAGGCGCTATAAGAGGTGGGCAGGCGGTGCGCAGCAGGCTCGTCGCGGCGGGGCACGGAAAGCGCCTCTCCTCCTCGGCTCCCTCGAGGCGCCGGCGGCAAAGACGGTGCAGCGAGTGGTCTCTCTCGGCGGCGCCGCCCTGGCGGTGCTGGGCGTCCTCCTCTTGTCCCCCGCCGCGTCTCTCGCTCCGGCTGTCTCTGAAAAAGGCGAGCTCCCGGCGAAGGTACGGCCAGGCAGCGGCTGCCGACGGATGGTCCGCGCTGAAGAAAGAGCCGCGCCTCCCGCGACACAGGAGGGTCCCAGGCCACGCCGGGGGCGCGGACGCGCGCGCGAGAGGGGGGGGGCTTCTGTCGCGGTGGCGTGGGTCTGCATGAGCTCGGGCTCGCTCCTCCCCTGCAAAATGGgcagcagccccagcagcaggagcGCTTCCCTGGCGGAGCCGGCGACAGGCTGGGAGGGCTGCTTCCTCGGGCGCTACGGCGGGGGGGGGGCGGCTCCTACTTGACCGCAGTGTCGGCCTCCGCGAACGCCATCCGAGGGTCCCCCCTCCAGGGCGGCCAGCACCTCGCCAGCGACGGGGCCCAGCCCACCTTCGGCTTCACTGTCCACTGGACGTTCTCAGGCAAGCGGGGCGGCGGCGACACCCGGCACTGTCCCGGCCGCGGAGCTGCAGGACTGCAGGCGGGCGGCAGAAGCCTCGGGGCGCCGCGGGGTCACAgacggggggtgggggagggatgcGTCGGAGCAGCTCCGGGGCTGGGAAGGGGAGGGCGGGGCCCGCAGCCAGCCTAGCAGCGCCAAAGGAGTGGGGGAGCAGGAAAGATCTgccataaatatatttattttataaaaatttaGGGGAGTCAGAAGAATGTTAGAGGGGCGCCATGGGAGCCCAGCCCAGAGGAGCAGCAGCGCTTGGCCGGCAGGCTTGGCCTGGGAAAACGGAATTCAGCCCCCTCCCCGGAGCGTCACTGTGGCTGGGAACGGACTGCCGATCCCATCCAGAGACTCCCTGAAGAGGCCGCGGGTGGGGAGGCGGCCCCGGGCTCCACGCTGACCCCTTCTGGCCTCTGGCTGAGCGCCTCTTTCTCCCCGCGCAGACTCCACCACCGCCTTCGTGGGCCAGTGCTTCCTGGATGAGAAGGgcgctgaaaccctggagacgaTGTGGCTCCTGCGGGAGCAGGTGGCGACGCAGGCCCAAGGCTGGAAAGCCACCAGGTGAGCGAGAGGGCTGAGCTGAGCTTGTGGTGGTAAGcggagagtaacagcggtctgaaatgcgagtgtgccagcgtgtgtgtgcgtttacctaagaaagcaggcttcttACCCTgcgtcagcatcactgagacttgagacttagtaaaataagaaaagctcctttacagtatttatagaaatacatagtagatagaaaggcctgcctagttctaactaattaagCTGGGGGCGCAATCCCCAGGCGTGGGAGTTgaccatggctaggagagagagagcagagacaaaggtgtctcctctctcaagcttccctaaagacataacagtctagcgacagaaggaagtcagtcagagcatcacaggtaaaggtaggcaagcctagccatctggaggaccctaactctatctcccttctggaacagaaacaaaagaacaaaacaggagatgctcttgccccacttccaacagagctGCGTGCCGCCCCTCCTgctggcagccccccccccccgactggcAAGGCCAAAGAGGCGGgcgcccttccctcctcctgtgAAAATCAGGTCCTTTCCCTTTAAAAAGTAGCTCTGTCCAGGCTGTCCGAGACCAGCACTAAAGCCCTCACCCTGCAATGAACTGGCACTCAGAAGTTTGTCTCGTGGCTTACGTTGGGCGGGGCAGCAGTCCTAGACTCTGATTTCCCAGGAGAGGAGATCAGGCTGCCAGGATGACAACAGACCTGCCACCACAACCAGGGCATTCACAGGCCCACCTAGGTGTCCGAGTTCTATTGAGTTGCATAGCTTAGCGGAGAGTATTGAGTatagcttatgtgtgtgtgtttgaatctttgctaagattctaccttccctgcaaattagtcagacagagactttaagctgtaaaataagaaacaactactttattctggaagtacatgcttgataggaaagagttctatatctagctaactggctatgctggagcgtatgcacatttatttatgtcCTTTGCATGTGGGGTGATCCACGTATAGTCTACCTAGAAAAATCCTGGTGGGAGGGGCAGGGTGgggtatacatttatttatttatttatttaataaaacacACAATTGAAAAATGCAAAAAGGGTGTAAACAATGGCAGGCACCCCCTTCCCTACCAACCCGGAATGCCACTAGCGCTACCCATCCATCAGGGACTGTGCTGGAAACAGCACCCACCTGCCCCTCAGACATGGAGGGCCTGAGCCCCCTGACCTTTTGACCGCAATGAACACCAAGCGAAGGAAGGCTACTCCCCACACAATCCAACACCCATAGCACTCCCTGCTTGGGGTGCCAGGCTGCAGATAGCATGCCTGGCCCTCCTAGGACCCAGTTCCCAAGACCCACACAGGGAGGGAAAGTGTCCAGGCCAGGACGCAACAAGGGGAGTGCAAGGCACACACTGGCAGCGGCAGTAGCAGCAGCCCCCAGGGGGACTCTCCTGTAGGCCTGGGCGGGAGTTTGAACCCCATTGGTTGTAGGGAGAAGGCAAATATTCCCCACTTACCTTTCACATGATTGGCATTTTGAGACCTCCTggcctcccccctccaaaaaaaccccaTCACCACCCTGTCAGGGATAAAAGAGGGTGATCTCCCTAGACACAGACTGACACTACAAAGCTGCAGACTCCATAGAGTCCTTTCTTATGGACATtcctcctcaccccaccccaaaccTCAACACCCAGTTATGGGAGTCAGGAGCACGGGGGCTGCAGGTGGAGCAGTGCTGCTGCAACCACCAATCTCCCTCCCTCAGGTAGGCTTGTGGGTTTATCCAGCCGCAGCCCAGCTGCCCGCAGCATGCATGCAAGTGGGAGGGGCAGCTGATGTGATGGCAGGTGGCCACaggcagaaactgcagctggtcctGGCCATTGACTCAGAAGCCAATGAAATCAGTGAAATACACCTTAGGTGTGCCTCTGAGGTTCCCTCTCTCATTTTTTCCTTGCAGGGTTGGCAGCAATGTCTTCATACGTGTCAAGTAAAAAGGAACCCAGGATCTGCTTTTGCCACTTGTGTAGGACCAGCTAAAAAGTGCTCCCTTTCCCCTGGCATCCTCACTTCACTTGCAGCAGCACCTTTCCAGCAGCACCACTGTTCTGCCTTCAGTCTTTTATGCCGGAGGGCTTTGGCCATATCCACCACTATCATGTagcaccctccctcccccatt is a genomic window of Rhineura floridana isolate rRhiFlo1 chromosome 1, rRhiFlo1.hap2, whole genome shotgun sequence containing:
- the LOC133375596 gene encoding uncharacterized protein LOC133375596, giving the protein MLDAGVRSFIHKRAGAIRGGQAVRSRLVAAGHGKRLSSSAPSRRRRQRRCSEWSLSAAPPWRCWASSSCPPPRLSLRLSLKKASSRRRKSRASRDTGGSQATPGARTRAREGGGFCRGGVGLHELGLAPPLQNGQQPQQQERFPGGAGDRLGGLLPRALRRGGGGSYLTAVSASANAIRGSPLQGGQHLASDGAQPTFGFTVHWTFSDSTTAFVGQCFLDEKGAETLETMWLLREQVATQAQGWKATRVGSNVFIRVK